Proteins from a single region of Leptospira venezuelensis:
- a CDS encoding exodeoxyribonuclease V subunit gamma yields MSIRVHSSDNLADLSEALSESLREEISRQDGLYSPTVIIPNKSMETWLNLDLVQRFGVVFNLRFLFLEKFLEELLLEKFSPEIDPKSRPFLQGESRKFQIYETLLRNQEFLQKYPILKNYLLPSARLTPDPVRLLDLSGRLAKYFKDYELHRQDWIRNWLGEKYSLLRLPGEDIWEEVATQSEIFFFQKELYSYLTNSDLSKETLIQYSMRNLGSESKAKKHSPKNVYLFALSQLSSTYISIFQNLLPEIHLEVFQFGVPDGELVSGTERNQICRNWANSFRSLKKSWEISGAEFSHSVKNEKQERTVLSEFKEYLGRSEYKASSRLVPDESLQILEAPGKVREVEAVFHHILSILSESKETKLTDFGIFCSDLSEYRAALEFIFEGGIQAKLAEKSGSRLKTLPYSIRDVVASETSAYISGILSLLTLLSKERSRADIFKLLRNPCFQSKWELETSWVEEWAKLAEDLELYQDDSLSEDQPLSFSFRKGFLRLTAGNILSSEEEEDLPVSPFDSGSGSFVSIWIGIWKRVSLLLDEFSSLISDHETSGEKILDSLSNLLRELFSSTSSNPIDVELEQNIIDSLYELRSVDWDPKNFKDRLKFLEAFFVQTGGEIQVRKGQYLTGGITVSSLQPMRPIPFKHVYILGLGEGLFPGTDDTSAFNLRHFAPREGDINVRGLNQSLLYETILSARQSLVLSFVAEDITKDESIAPSSSLLLLEQALKENILVPETSVRIKIPLNKHSKEYFIQKESHSAKFAERFRKSFDLSSSLLYGKEEDKEHYRKTVLGNFQTNLSVKNETPNLETIDWNDLVRFAKSPLSYHLQRRFGLYSEEISESENATEEPFRISDNFKFMKELWSYSMKKTEKELQNSLDGLFSIWEKRGNVPRGIYGDTEFLTKSEKVGKISEVVSEILSNAEILSGFTFGESPKKGKLLSLPTLPLKIPNGPETNITGLKEDVFLKREVDGSSILVLVYPNSKKKFKNLIEPFLIQSLLDLIPSKDTPRSVTAIFGYGDKPTVIGMNREGGEIFRKKFLSDLVQEFYNQSISLVSPAIWEDFPDRAKIDLDNSKELDLLSKEYKTWAEESVQYDPEIYLDEIIRLLPYSQNYISEKDFYLCLRLYHPLEKVFYAEK; encoded by the coding sequence ATGAGTATACGAGTACATAGTTCCGACAATCTTGCGGATTTGTCCGAAGCATTATCTGAATCCTTGAGAGAAGAAATCTCCAGGCAGGATGGCTTGTATTCTCCGACAGTAATCATTCCGAACAAGAGTATGGAGACCTGGTTGAACCTGGATCTGGTCCAAAGATTCGGTGTGGTATTCAATCTCAGATTTCTCTTCTTGGAAAAGTTTTTAGAAGAACTGCTTCTTGAAAAATTTTCTCCTGAGATAGATCCAAAATCCAGACCGTTCCTACAGGGAGAGTCTAGAAAATTCCAGATCTACGAGACCTTGCTCCGAAATCAGGAATTTTTACAGAAGTATCCGATTCTCAAAAATTATCTTCTGCCTTCCGCAAGATTGACCCCAGACCCGGTCAGGCTCCTGGATCTTTCTGGACGTTTGGCCAAATATTTCAAGGACTATGAGCTTCATAGACAAGACTGGATCCGAAACTGGTTGGGAGAAAAATATTCACTTCTAAGATTACCGGGGGAAGATATCTGGGAAGAAGTCGCCACTCAATCAGAAATTTTTTTCTTTCAGAAAGAACTATATTCTTATCTAACAAATTCTGATCTTTCTAAAGAAACTTTGATCCAATATTCCATGCGAAATCTTGGTTCTGAATCGAAGGCTAAAAAACATTCTCCTAAGAACGTGTATTTATTCGCGTTGTCTCAACTTTCGAGTACGTATATTTCTATTTTTCAAAATCTTCTTCCTGAAATTCATTTAGAAGTTTTTCAATTTGGAGTTCCAGATGGAGAATTAGTTTCCGGAACAGAAAGAAATCAAATTTGTAGAAACTGGGCAAACTCATTTCGTTCGCTAAAAAAATCCTGGGAAATCTCAGGAGCTGAATTTTCACATTCTGTTAAAAATGAAAAACAGGAAAGAACAGTTCTATCAGAATTCAAAGAATATCTTGGACGATCAGAATATAAAGCCTCATCCAGACTTGTTCCAGACGAAAGTTTACAAATTTTAGAAGCGCCTGGAAAAGTCCGAGAAGTAGAAGCAGTATTTCATCATATTCTTTCCATCTTATCCGAATCTAAAGAAACCAAATTAACCGATTTTGGGATATTCTGCTCCGACCTCTCAGAATACAGAGCAGCATTGGAATTCATATTCGAAGGCGGGATTCAGGCGAAACTTGCGGAGAAGTCCGGCAGTCGTTTAAAAACACTTCCTTATAGTATAAGAGATGTTGTCGCTTCAGAAACAAGTGCATACATAAGTGGGATTCTTTCCTTACTCACTCTGCTCTCCAAAGAAAGATCCAGAGCAGATATTTTCAAATTACTTAGAAACCCTTGCTTTCAGTCCAAATGGGAACTGGAAACCTCTTGGGTAGAAGAATGGGCAAAACTTGCCGAAGACTTAGAATTATACCAAGACGATTCATTGTCCGAAGACCAACCTCTATCATTTTCATTTCGCAAAGGTTTTTTACGATTAACTGCAGGAAACATATTATCTTCAGAAGAAGAGGAAGATCTTCCCGTCTCCCCTTTCGATTCTGGATCAGGTTCTTTCGTGTCTATTTGGATAGGAATTTGGAAACGTGTATCTTTATTATTGGATGAATTTTCTTCTTTGATCTCAGATCACGAAACCTCGGGAGAAAAAATTCTAGATTCACTATCAAATTTGCTCCGAGAATTATTTTCTTCCACTTCTTCTAATCCGATTGATGTTGAATTGGAACAAAACATTATAGATTCATTATATGAGCTGAGGTCTGTGGATTGGGATCCAAAAAACTTCAAGGACAGACTTAAATTTTTAGAGGCATTTTTCGTACAAACCGGTGGAGAGATCCAAGTTAGAAAGGGACAATACCTAACCGGAGGTATTACGGTATCTTCTCTACAGCCGATGCGCCCCATCCCATTCAAACATGTATACATTTTGGGGTTGGGAGAAGGTTTATTTCCAGGAACGGACGACACCTCTGCATTCAATCTAAGGCATTTTGCCCCTCGTGAAGGAGATATAAATGTAAGAGGCTTAAACCAATCTCTTTTATATGAAACAATTCTCTCTGCAAGACAAAGTTTAGTTTTATCATTTGTCGCGGAAGATATTACAAAAGACGAAAGTATTGCTCCTTCTTCTTCCTTACTTTTGCTTGAGCAGGCCTTGAAGGAAAATATATTAGTTCCCGAAACTTCGGTTAGGATAAAGATCCCATTAAACAAACACAGCAAAGAATACTTCATTCAAAAAGAATCTCATTCTGCAAAGTTTGCGGAGAGGTTCCGTAAAAGTTTTGATCTTTCTTCTTCTCTATTATACGGAAAAGAAGAAGATAAAGAACATTATCGTAAAACGGTGCTTGGAAACTTCCAAACAAACCTTTCCGTAAAAAATGAAACACCAAATCTAGAAACTATAGATTGGAATGATTTGGTTAGATTTGCAAAATCTCCTCTGTCTTATCATTTGCAGAGAAGATTTGGATTGTACTCGGAAGAAATTTCAGAATCTGAAAATGCTACCGAAGAACCATTTCGGATTTCGGATAATTTCAAATTTATGAAAGAGTTATGGTCTTATTCTATGAAAAAGACCGAAAAAGAACTCCAAAATTCTTTGGACGGACTTTTTTCTATTTGGGAAAAAAGAGGAAATGTTCCGAGAGGAATTTATGGCGACACTGAATTTCTAACGAAATCAGAAAAAGTAGGTAAAATTTCAGAAGTAGTTTCCGAAATACTTTCAAATGCGGAAATTTTATCGGGATTTACTTTTGGAGAATCCCCGAAAAAAGGAAAGTTACTTTCTTTGCCCACCCTTCCATTAAAAATTCCGAATGGACCTGAGACAAACATAACCGGTTTAAAAGAAGATGTTTTCCTAAAAAGGGAAGTAGATGGCTCTTCTATACTTGTGCTTGTATATCCAAACTCTAAGAAAAAATTTAAGAATTTAATCGAACCATTTTTGATCCAATCTTTGCTGGATCTCATTCCTTCTAAAGATACCCCAAGATCAGTGACTGCAATATTCGGATATGGTGACAAACCAACTGTAATAGGCATGAATCGAGAAGGTGGAGAAATATTCCGTAAGAAATTCCTTTCTGATCTTGTGCAGGAGTTCTATAACCAATCTATCTCATTAGTTTCTCCCGCAATCTGGGAAGATTTTCCAGACAGAGCGAAAATCGACCTAGATAATTCGAAAGAATTGGATTTGCTTTCAAAAGAATATAAAACCTGGGCAGAGGAATCAGTTCAATATGACCCGGAAATTTATTTGGATGAGATCATTCGACTTCTGCCTTATTCTCAAAACTATATAAGCGAAAAGGATTTTTACCTCTGCTTAAGACTTTATCATCCATTAGAAAAGGTTTTTTATGCAGAAAAGTAA
- a CDS encoding LB099 family protein, giving the protein MDYEKEKKKLLSAKTPEQYIEFSIKSKLEGPKKSSITTEWLNKSGYTIDDIKYARNRHPFWREKRNKGSYERNSRRLEYHNYYKTDEKIVWDDAKLSKFYDLNQEGNADHELARLFKTSIPAVNHIRRKFRFSTILLELEKKKPNKAAVIKLSGHSESVLKRLIKEKGKK; this is encoded by the coding sequence ATGGATTACGAAAAGGAAAAAAAGAAACTCCTCTCTGCGAAAACGCCAGAGCAGTACATTGAATTTTCCATCAAATCAAAACTAGAAGGACCCAAGAAGTCCAGTATTACCACAGAATGGTTAAATAAATCCGGTTATACAATAGATGACATAAAATATGCAAGGAATAGGCATCCTTTTTGGAGAGAGAAAAGAAACAAAGGCTCTTACGAAAGAAACAGTCGTCGTCTAGAATACCATAACTACTATAAGACGGATGAGAAGATCGTTTGGGACGATGCCAAACTTTCCAAGTTTTACGACCTGAATCAGGAAGGAAATGCGGATCATGAATTGGCTAGACTTTTCAAAACTTCTATTCCCGCTGTGAATCATATTCGCAGAAAGTTCCGTTTTTCCACCATTCTACTAGAACTGGAAAAAAAGAAACCTAACAAGGCTGCGGTTATAAAGCTAAGCGGTCATTCAGAGTCTGTTCTGAAACGTTTGATTAAGGAAAAGGGAAAAAAATAA
- a CDS encoding polysaccharide deacetylase family protein translates to MYKQISRFSILVIIAIFASSVLYAGPVREFLSSDGKSKTNQEEEEGPKPSAPKREIPRSEETSSPSPKIEAKVKKENEESVASNQPSSHKSKRLERRKKGKTKVSKKEKLEIKEKEKETASKKYENSLPGVSGLPPKTEYDTKNQGANAELGHGKGIPVLCYHHLVGNQDPMGGYNLDPSLLEEQFKYLKSLGYQTISLDQFYQYQQGKAGSDFPSRPVLLTFDDGSLTHRDVLVPLLKKYGMRASVFIYPTVISNPRYKFYLSWAQLKEALDSGVLDIGSHTVYHPKLPAMSRAEIRSQLKDSKATLEAKTGRKIQDLAYPFGLFDVRVIEEAKAAGYRMAFTVNPGKNVPGTYAYTIHRSLVTWGMSQSRFNSILSASPPVKIQLGVLDGSWVKPGDTFPVIVEGLDPKSVAIKISGKEGIVQRKSNTEYIIRIPEFKKTTYPAMTVIGKTPSGKRSETQFLFVNRKEFKKDPD, encoded by the coding sequence ATGTATAAACAAATCAGCCGCTTTTCCATTCTAGTCATTATCGCTATCTTCGCTTCTTCCGTACTTTATGCGGGACCCGTACGTGAATTTTTAAGTTCTGACGGTAAATCCAAAACAAACCAAGAGGAAGAAGAAGGTCCTAAACCTTCAGCTCCAAAAAGAGAAATTCCTAGATCAGAAGAAACTTCTTCTCCTTCCCCTAAGATAGAAGCAAAGGTTAAAAAAGAAAACGAAGAATCTGTAGCTTCTAATCAGCCTTCTTCTCATAAATCTAAACGTCTAGAGCGTCGGAAAAAAGGAAAAACCAAGGTTTCTAAAAAGGAAAAGTTGGAGATTAAAGAGAAGGAAAAAGAAACTGCTTCGAAGAAGTATGAAAATTCTCTTCCTGGAGTTTCAGGACTTCCTCCTAAGACTGAATACGACACTAAAAACCAAGGTGCAAATGCTGAATTAGGCCATGGAAAAGGGATCCCAGTTTTATGCTACCATCACCTTGTTGGGAACCAAGACCCAATGGGCGGATATAATTTAGATCCAAGCCTTTTAGAAGAACAATTCAAATACCTCAAGTCTCTAGGCTACCAAACCATTAGTTTGGACCAATTCTATCAATACCAACAAGGAAAGGCTGGTTCTGATTTTCCTAGTCGCCCTGTTCTTTTAACTTTTGATGATGGATCTTTAACTCATAGAGATGTGCTTGTTCCATTATTGAAAAAATATGGAATGAGAGCTAGTGTTTTTATTTATCCAACCGTGATCTCTAATCCTAGATATAAATTTTATTTAAGCTGGGCTCAGTTGAAAGAGGCTTTGGATAGCGGAGTTTTGGATATAGGCTCTCATACAGTATACCATCCTAAATTGCCTGCAATGTCTCGAGCTGAAATCAGAAGCCAGCTTAAAGATTCCAAAGCAACTTTAGAAGCAAAGACAGGCAGAAAGATCCAAGACCTCGCTTATCCATTCGGATTATTCGACGTACGAGTGATAGAAGAAGCTAAGGCAGCAGGTTATAGAATGGCTTTCACTGTAAATCCAGGAAAGAATGTTCCTGGAACTTACGCCTATACAATCCATAGATCCTTGGTGACTTGGGGAATGTCCCAATCTAGATTCAATTCTATTTTGAGCGCTTCTCCACCCGTTAAGATCCAACTAGGAGTCCTGGACGGTTCTTGGGTTAAACCTGGAGATACTTTCCCTGTAATAGTAGAAGGTCTAGACCCTAAGTCGGTGGCGATCAAGATCAGCGGAAAAGAAGGTATCGTTCAAAGAAAGTCGAATACAGAATATATCATTAGAATTCCTGAATTCAAAAAGACTACTTATCCGGCTATGACGGTGATTGGCAAAACTCCTTCTGGCAAGAGAAGTGAAACTCAATTTTTATTTGTAAATAGAAAAGAGTTTAAAAAAGATCCGGACTAA
- a CDS encoding diguanylate cyclase, producing the protein MPKDSETFEKIETSKTRNYLPLVLWTVLLSLALPYSYFADPVPEPGPVLRLDSHSAGKIPLREEISYFKDTEGTLTWEDLSAPDSEVEFKKNTDRMPNFGYDSSPYWLKFSVEAEESLSEERFLTLEYPHIDYVDVYWKDSKGREGEFHTGDMLPFKERPIAERYFVFPLTLEDKGKIEVFIRVKSEGSLTLPLHLVTKSNLDHSSKISLLIDGIYFGALGVMVFYNFFLFLGIRERTYIYYVILIFAATYFLIMSSGYGFWFLVPNSPKFVNSSFIMSTCIAMIFLGLFAEEYLQTRETYPILHIFIRALTIVWSILTILPLFLPLKYLLPFTAILPILEILVLMFISLVQSLRKDRKARIFLSAWIFSLIGVFIFSLNRLGLLDSEEIASGTLKIGVLSNVILLSLGLVDRINTFQKEKEEYKEKADKLFELSLMDPLTGVANRRFFDQELEREWNRSVRTERPLSLLMIDVDFFKAYNDTYGHLKGDQVLFQVAQALKECLNRSSDMIARYGGEEFSVILPDTPVEGAIVVALNMLQTVEDMGIPHSESTFTRVTVSIGVSSNTDRDIHSYQELLGLADKNLYDSKAFGRNHIRH; encoded by the coding sequence ATGCCAAAAGATTCCGAGACATTCGAAAAAATCGAAACATCCAAGACTCGGAATTACCTTCCTCTTGTTTTATGGACGGTGTTGCTTTCTCTCGCCCTCCCCTATTCTTACTTTGCAGATCCTGTTCCAGAACCGGGTCCGGTACTTCGTTTAGATTCTCATTCTGCCGGTAAAATTCCTCTTAGGGAAGAGATCTCCTATTTTAAAGATACAGAAGGAACTCTTACTTGGGAAGATCTCTCTGCTCCAGATTCCGAAGTTGAGTTCAAAAAGAATACGGATAGAATGCCAAACTTCGGCTACGATTCTTCTCCTTATTGGCTTAAGTTCTCGGTCGAAGCCGAAGAATCTCTTTCAGAAGAACGTTTTCTTACCTTAGAATATCCTCATATTGATTATGTAGATGTATATTGGAAAGATTCTAAAGGGAGAGAAGGTGAATTTCACACAGGAGACATGCTTCCCTTTAAGGAAAGACCTATTGCTGAGAGATACTTTGTATTTCCTTTAACCCTAGAGGATAAGGGAAAGATAGAAGTGTTTATCCGGGTCAAGTCGGAAGGATCTCTCACTCTCCCACTTCACTTGGTTACTAAATCCAATTTAGATCATTCTTCCAAGATCTCATTGCTTATCGACGGAATCTATTTCGGTGCCCTGGGAGTGATGGTATTCTATAACTTCTTTCTGTTCTTAGGTATTAGAGAAAGAACATATATATATTACGTAATTTTAATTTTTGCGGCGACTTACTTTTTGATCATGAGTTCAGGGTACGGTTTCTGGTTTTTAGTCCCGAATTCTCCTAAATTTGTGAACTCTTCCTTTATCATGTCCACTTGTATCGCAATGATATTTTTGGGTCTATTTGCGGAAGAGTATCTGCAGACCAGAGAAACTTATCCGATCCTGCATATATTTATCCGAGCGCTAACAATTGTTTGGTCTATTCTAACTATATTGCCATTATTTTTACCTTTAAAATACCTGCTTCCTTTTACGGCCATTCTGCCAATTTTGGAAATCTTGGTGCTGATGTTCATTTCTTTGGTTCAAAGTTTAAGAAAGGACAGAAAGGCGAGAATTTTTCTAAGTGCATGGATCTTTAGTTTGATAGGTGTATTCATATTTTCTTTGAATAGACTTGGTCTTCTTGATTCTGAAGAAATTGCTTCCGGAACATTGAAAATCGGAGTTTTGAGTAACGTTATTCTGCTTTCATTGGGACTGGTAGATAGGATCAATACTTTCCAGAAAGAAAAAGAAGAGTATAAAGAAAAAGCAGATAAACTATTTGAACTTTCTTTAATGGACCCTTTAACCGGGGTAGCCAATCGAAGATTTTTCGATCAGGAATTGGAGAGAGAATGGAACCGATCTGTTCGGACGGAACGACCACTTTCCCTCTTAATGATAGATGTGGACTTCTTCAAAGCGTATAACGATACCTACGGGCATTTAAAAGGGGACCAAGTTCTTTTCCAGGTGGCCCAGGCGTTAAAAGAATGCCTAAATCGCTCTTCCGATATGATTGCTAGATACGGAGGAGAAGAATTCTCTGTCATTCTTCCTGATACTCCTGTAGAAGGTGCGATCGTTGTAGCCTTGAACATGTTACAGACAGTCGAAGATATGGGGATACCTCATTCGGAGAGTACTTTCACGAGAGTAACCGTTTCTATAGGTGTTTCCAGTAATACGGATCGTGATATCCATTCTTACCAAGAATTATTGGGATTAGCGGATAAAAACCTATATGATTCCAAAGCATTTGGTCGAAATCATATACGTCATTGA
- a CDS encoding AMP-dependent synthetase/ligase, which translates to MEPLKLPFLNSQTLYWTLKSSTDSFKEHPAQFFKPDGKTYKSLNFKELGDVVTRIGLGLVSIGVKKGENVGLIADSGHRWIWASMGITNIGSVDVPRGTDSTLEDLIYILNHSKAEVCFAGNSEVVRKISSASASFPHLKTVILFESSHHSEPRHPFKLLHLDDLISLGDRWIQEKGELEFHSRGESIQESDLATIVYTSGTTGRPKGVMLTHRNIVFNVNMSLALDDVRITPEDRTMAYLPPWHIAERLIETACVRAGASEAFTSISSLGQDLQDIKPTFLLSVPRVWESFYNKVQDKLKDASPVAKSIFKTFQSVANSYYKYKSRLLGLEFALKPRSFFGEFFHRLSGLFGTFFWFVPNILAQLVFSKIRKSLGGKLKFAISGAGALPEYIDRFFNSIGIPILEGYGMTETSGASTRRRLDRITVGTLGKCIPGVEIKILDEKGEEIHEPGVKGIAWHKGGHIMQGYYLDPEKTAETMKDGWLNSGDLLLWTSQGELKYAGRAKDTIVLLGGENLEPEPIEFALTQSELILQAMIVGHDQKTLSALLVPDWEVLDKQLRDWKSRLLQEIADPNSDPDVRELFKKEIKERVSSKNGFKNFEKVSNFYLLPKKFEPGDELTMTMKVKRSVVSDKYKNQINELFR; encoded by the coding sequence ATGGAACCTCTTAAACTCCCTTTTCTAAATTCTCAAACATTATATTGGACTTTAAAGTCTTCTACAGATAGTTTTAAGGAACATCCTGCTCAATTCTTTAAGCCGGATGGTAAAACTTATAAATCCTTAAACTTTAAAGAGCTAGGTGATGTAGTTACCAGGATCGGTTTGGGTCTTGTGTCTATTGGAGTTAAAAAAGGAGAGAATGTAGGTTTGATCGCCGATTCCGGGCATCGTTGGATTTGGGCGAGTATGGGGATTACGAATATTGGGAGTGTGGATGTACCTAGAGGAACCGACTCGACTCTTGAAGACCTAATCTATATCTTAAACCATTCAAAGGCAGAAGTTTGTTTTGCAGGAAATTCAGAAGTGGTACGCAAAATCAGTTCTGCTTCTGCGTCTTTTCCGCACTTAAAAACAGTTATTTTATTCGAATCTTCTCATCATTCCGAGCCAAGACATCCATTCAAACTTTTGCATCTAGATGATTTAATCTCATTAGGAGACAGATGGATCCAAGAAAAAGGAGAATTAGAATTTCATTCTAGGGGCGAATCTATCCAAGAGTCCGATCTTGCCACTATAGTTTATACTTCCGGAACTACTGGTCGCCCTAAGGGAGTAATGCTCACTCATAGAAACATAGTATTTAACGTGAATATGTCTTTGGCCTTGGACGACGTTCGTATTACTCCGGAAGATAGAACGATGGCTTATCTCCCTCCTTGGCATATTGCAGAAAGGTTGATTGAAACAGCATGCGTTAGAGCTGGTGCGTCGGAGGCATTTACTTCCATTTCTAGCTTAGGCCAAGATTTGCAGGATATTAAACCTACATTCCTTCTTTCCGTTCCTAGAGTTTGGGAAAGTTTTTACAATAAAGTCCAAGATAAATTGAAGGATGCTTCCCCTGTTGCTAAATCTATTTTCAAAACTTTTCAATCAGTCGCAAATTCTTATTATAAATATAAGAGCAGACTATTAGGTTTGGAATTTGCTTTAAAACCAAGATCTTTCTTTGGCGAGTTTTTCCATAGATTGAGCGGACTGTTCGGCACATTCTTCTGGTTCGTTCCAAATATTCTTGCTCAATTAGTATTTTCTAAAATACGAAAAAGCCTGGGTGGGAAGTTAAAATTTGCGATCTCAGGAGCTGGGGCGCTTCCGGAGTATATAGACAGATTTTTTAATTCTATTGGAATTCCTATCTTAGAAGGTTATGGAATGACCGAAACTAGCGGAGCTTCTACCAGAAGAAGGTTAGATAGGATCACGGTTGGGACATTAGGAAAATGTATTCCTGGTGTGGAGATCAAGATCTTAGATGAGAAGGGAGAAGAAATCCACGAACCTGGGGTAAAAGGGATCGCTTGGCATAAAGGCGGTCATATCATGCAGGGGTATTATTTAGATCCTGAGAAAACTGCGGAGACCATGAAAGACGGATGGTTAAATTCTGGGGACCTTCTCCTTTGGACCTCTCAAGGAGAATTAAAGTACGCGGGAAGAGCCAAGGATACAATCGTACTTTTGGGCGGAGAAAATTTAGAACCGGAACCTATCGAGTTTGCTCTTACCCAAAGTGAACTGATCCTACAGGCAATGATAGTAGGTCACGACCAAAAAACGTTAAGTGCTTTATTAGTGCCAGATTGGGAGGTTTTAGACAAGCAGTTGCGTGACTGGAAATCCAGATTATTACAAGAAATTGCTGACCCAAACTCTGATCCAGATGTCAGAGAACTATTCAAAAAAGAAATTAAAGAGAGAGTTTCTTCTAAAAACGGTTTTAAAAATTTCGAAAAAGTATCTAATTTTTACCTTCTTCCGAAAAAATTCGAACCTGGAGACGAGTTAACCATGACTATGAAGGTGAAGAGGAGCGTTGTCTCGGATAAATATAAGAATCAAATCAATGAATTATTCAGATAA
- a CDS encoding DoxX family protein, translating into MPVLTQTVKNRLSTILSVFSALVFLQTLFFKFTGQDESVHIFSTLGIEPWGRIGTGSVEFFVAALLIFPPSRFVGALVGFGLMIGAVLSHLLFLGIVIDDDGGLLFAMAVSVLISCTVILNLEWDHRPPT; encoded by the coding sequence ATGCCGGTTTTGACTCAAACAGTAAAGAATCGATTGTCCACGATACTTTCCGTTTTTTCGGCCCTTGTATTTTTGCAGACCTTATTTTTTAAATTCACCGGACAAGATGAATCCGTTCATATTTTTTCCACTTTGGGTATAGAACCTTGGGGAAGGATTGGAACAGGCTCGGTAGAATTTTTTGTAGCAGCACTTTTGATTTTCCCACCATCCAGATTCGTAGGAGCCTTGGTAGGTTTTGGATTGATGATTGGAGCAGTACTGTCCCACCTTTTATTTTTAGGGATAGTGATCGATGATGATGGGGGATTATTGTTTGCGATGGCAGTGAGTGTACTTATCTCCTGCACTGTTATATTAAATCTAGAGTGGGACCATAGACCTCCTACCTAG
- a CDS encoding porin produces MKARYSIFTLLFFLFSQSIHAESVKSVKKKKVRQRQTENSEKNLNPQQEFQEQILTSMGFGKGLSFETSDKQNFLNMRVRFQERATETIRQEEGEKQTEGIEFQARRARLVFSGNFLGKNWQYYVQLSFSNLDMEEDRPVPLRDASLSYTKFNNANIKVGQMKVPYNRQRFISDGLQEFVDRTVSNEELNLDRDVGILVSSSNLFGWNCLGYSAGVFGGEGRNRSSNSSGVLTSGKLTYYPLGVFSDNGEPDLEHSTKPKLAISVAGANNQNTNRDLSTHGNTYQFARFDYTNTGAEFLFQWKGFSASGEYLTRKANSPFMEKEIGNRTLTEYSRSVKGGFFQLGYLFKNNLGVALRYSEYRPWGKTDPKLTYSRERGLAVSYYLKDHNLKIQADYAYLEGGYLDSMGSHRIRAQIQVFL; encoded by the coding sequence ATGAAAGCCCGCTATTCAATTTTCACACTTCTATTCTTTCTATTTTCCCAATCGATCCATGCGGAGTCGGTCAAGTCGGTTAAAAAGAAGAAAGTAAGGCAACGCCAAACAGAAAACTCCGAAAAAAATCTGAATCCACAACAAGAATTTCAAGAACAGATTTTAACCAGTATGGGATTCGGAAAAGGACTCTCTTTCGAAACCTCAGACAAACAAAACTTTCTGAACATGAGAGTTCGTTTCCAGGAAAGAGCTACAGAAACGATTCGACAAGAAGAAGGAGAAAAACAAACGGAAGGAATAGAATTCCAGGCCAGAAGAGCAAGACTTGTTTTCTCCGGGAATTTTTTAGGCAAAAATTGGCAATATTACGTTCAATTATCTTTTTCTAATTTAGATATGGAAGAAGACAGACCTGTTCCTTTAAGAGATGCTTCTTTGTCTTACACAAAATTTAATAACGCGAACATAAAAGTTGGGCAAATGAAAGTGCCCTATAATCGCCAAAGATTTATTTCTGATGGTTTACAAGAATTTGTGGATCGGACTGTTTCGAATGAAGAATTGAATTTGGACAGAGATGTTGGTATTCTAGTCTCTTCTTCAAATCTATTTGGATGGAATTGTTTAGGATACTCCGCAGGCGTCTTTGGAGGAGAAGGAAGAAATAGGAGTTCCAACTCGAGCGGAGTCCTGACCAGCGGAAAACTTACCTATTATCCTTTGGGAGTTTTTTCTGATAATGGAGAACCAGATCTGGAACATTCTACAAAGCCAAAACTTGCAATTTCAGTAGCAGGCGCAAATAACCAAAATACAAATCGTGATCTTTCTACTCATGGGAACACTTATCAATTTGCAAGATTCGATTATACGAATACAGGAGCGGAGTTCTTATTCCAATGGAAAGGTTTCTCCGCTTCTGGAGAATATCTGACTAGAAAAGCAAACTCCCCTTTTATGGAAAAAGAGATTGGGAACAGAACTTTAACCGAATATTCCAGATCAGTAAAAGGAGGATTTTTCCAACTAGGTTATCTTTTTAAGAATAATCTAGGAGTAGCTCTTAGATATTCTGAATACAGACCTTGGGGAAAAACGGATCCAAAACTTACGTATTCTAGAGAAAGAGGCCTTGCAGTTTCTTATTATCTCAAGGATCACAATTTGAAAATACAGGCGGACTATGCTTATTTAGAAGGAGGATATTTGGATAGTATGGGTTCTCATAGGATCCGAGCACAGATACAAGTATTCTTATAA